From the genome of Monomorium pharaonis isolate MP-MQ-018 chromosome 2, ASM1337386v2, whole genome shotgun sequence, one region includes:
- the LOC105839086 gene encoding ATP-dependent RNA helicase DDX42, which translates to MSYHRGSGNKPKGFGFTSFQMSGTKRSGTNIPPPPPNSTLSKQGYHTMNAITENALSACWGMPKKRSKTEEEYFEDDDEPPTSSLEYIPAPGSPTYDLMKKSAIKDDSDSEEDTLDAFMAGIDAEMKRNTCAAQLGDNHKEDKSKGFRADIDGEDDEESYYRYMEENPTAGLQQEESDQEIEYDEDGNPIAPPKKKEIDPLPPIDHSEIEYEPFEKNFYNVHEEIASLNKQQIDDLKKTLGIKVSGPSPPNPVTSFGHFGFDDPLIKSIRKNEYTQPTPIQAQAVPAALSGRDIIGIAKTGSGKTAAFIWPMLVHIMDQRELKAGDGPIGLILAPTRELSQQIYHEAKKFGKVYNIQVCCCYGGGSKWEQSKALESGAEIVVATPGRMIDLVKMKATNLTRVTFLVLDEADRMFDMGFEPQVRSICNHVRPDRQTLLFSATFKKKVEKLARDILTDPIRIVQGDVGEANTDVTQHVIMFHNNPSGKWNWLLQNLVEFLSAGSLLIFVTKKLNAEELANNLKLKEFDVLLLHGDMDQVERNKVITAFKKKDVSTLVATDVAARGLDIPHIKTVVNYDVARDIDTHTHRIGRTGRAGEKGTAFTLVTEKDKEFAGHLVRNLEGANQEVPKSLMDLAMQSAWFRKSRFKGGKGKSLNIGGAGLGFRGRPTSSNLGGSTSQASKDISEVVKKLEKHGPGSDRLSAMKAAFRSQYNSQFRASSDHTWEQTITPPSVIMPPPLTVPPPKPAMVQESEASNSSAPERKRVRKSRWE; encoded by the exons ATGAGCTATCATCGAGGAAGTGGCAACAAGCCAAAAGGTTTTGGGTTTACCAGCTTTCAAATGTCTGGAACAAAGAGAAGTGGCACCAATATACCTCCACCACCACCAAACTCTACTTTGAGCAAGCAGGGCTATCACACAATGAATGCCATTACAGAAAATGCCTTATCCGCTTGCTGGGGTATGCCCAAGAAACGTAGCAAAACTGAAGAAGA atATTTTGAGGATGACGATGAACCTCCAACTTCTTCATTGGAATATATACCTGCGCCTGGTTCTCCTACATACGACTTGATGAAGAAATCAGCAATAAAGGATGATAGCGACAGCGAAGAAGATACTCTGGATGCTTTTATGGCAGGTATTGATGCGGAAATGAAGCGGAACACTTGCGCGGCTCAACTCGGTGATAATCATAAAGAAGACAAATCTAAAGGATTTCGAGCAGACATTGACGGAGAAGACGACGAGGAAAGTTATTATAG GTATATGGAAGAAAATCCAACTGCTGGTTTACAACAAGAAGAATCCGATCAAGAAATCGAATACGATGAAGATGGTAATCCCATCGCACCACCGAAGAAGAAGGAGATAGATCCATTACCTCCGATTGATCATAGCGAAATAGAATACGAACCgttcgagaaaaatttttacaatgtgcACGAGGAGATTGcaagtttaaataaacaacAGATCgatgatttgaaaaaaactctTGGTATAAAGGTATCTGGACCATCTCCGCCGAATCCAGTCACAAGCTTCGGCCATTTTGGCTTTGACGACCCACTGATTAAATCTATCCGTAAGAACGAATACACGCAGCCTACGCCTATTCAAGCACAAGCAGTTCCCGCTGCCTTAAGTGGACGGGATATAATAGGTATAGCGAAAACTGGTAGCGGTAAAACGGCGGCATTTATTTGGCCGATGTTGGTGCACATTATGGATCAACGCGAATTAAAAGCTGGAGATGGCCCAATCGGTCTCATTTTAGCGCCAACGAGAGAATTATCTCAACAG ATTTATCatgaagcaaaaaaatttggaaaagtttataatattcaagTTTGTTGTTGCTATGGAGGTGGCAGTAAGTGGGAACAAAGCAAAGCATTGGAAAGTGGAGCGGAGATTGTAGTTGCTACCCCTGGTAGAATGATTGATCTAGTTAAGATGAAAGCGACAAACTTAACTAGAGTTACATTTCTAGTTCTAGACGAAGCCGATAGAATGTTTGATATGGGATTTG aACCACAAGTACGATCTATATGTAATCATGTGAGACCTGACAGACAAACATTACTATTTAGCGcgacttttaaaaaaaaagtagaaaagcTCGCTAGAGACATTTTAACGGATCCCATTAGGATAGTACAAGGAGATGTTGGTGAAGCTAATACCGATGTGACACAACATGTTATCATGTTTCATAATAATCCTAGTGGTAAATGGAACTGGCTATTGCAGAACttagttgaatttttaagtgcTGGCagtcttttaatttttgtcactAAGAAG CTGAACGCGGAAGAACTTGCCAATAATCTCAAACTGAAAGAGTTTGATGTATTACTTCTGCATGGTGATATGGATCAAGTTGAGCGAAATAAAGTGATTACCGCTTTTAAAAAGAAGGATGTCAGTACCTTAGTCGCTACTGACGTAGCCG CGCGAGGCTTAGACATTCCACATATCAAGACTGTCGTAAATTACGACGTAGCACGAGATATTGATACGCATACACACAGAATAGGAAGGACAGGGCGAGCCGGTGAAAAAGGCACAGCATTTACTCTTGTGACGGAAAAAGATAAGGAGTTTGCTGGACATTTAGTAAGAAATTTGGAGGGAGCGAATCAAGAAGTGCCAAAGAGCTTAATGGATTTGGCTATGCAAAGTGCGTGGTTCAGGAAATCAAGATTCAAAGGTGGAAAAGGAAAAAGCTTAAATATCGGTGGCGCAGGACTTGGTTTCAGAGGGAGACCTACTTCATCAAATTTG ggTGGATCAACATCGCAGGCATCCAAGGATATCAGCGAGGTAGTTAAAAAGTTGGAAAAACATGGACCTGGTAGTGACAGACTTTCCGCTATGAAAGCTGCTTTTCGAAGTCAATATAATTCCCAA TTCCGAGCGTCATCGGATCACACCTGGGAACAGACAATTACTCCACCTTCCGTGATAATGCCACCACCACTTACTGTACCTCCGCCGAAACCCGCGATGGTTCAAGAGAGTGAAGCGTCCAATTCTTCGGCACCGGAACGTAAAAGAGTGAGAAAAAGTCGATGGGAATGA